From a single Nicotiana tabacum cultivar K326 chromosome 8, ASM71507v2, whole genome shotgun sequence genomic region:
- the LOC107787157 gene encoding uncharacterized protein LOC107787157 isoform X1: MSIPPELPSERNEEALAEEFQSNTHHPPAPADELFDITTTVDPSYIISLIRKLLPANVKCGEISLGYDAHDASTEGPKTEAFRITSSPTENGDKRSPIHVSETMKTAENFVEQSVDGKLYFQNKHEDVAVREEDWEESGCILWDLAASKTHAELMVENFALEVLLATLMVSKSARITEISLGIIGNLSCHDVSRKKITSTNGLIGTVLEQLFLDDAPCLCEACRLITLVLQSEECAFLVEALQSEHILCRVLWIVENTLNLQLLEKSITLLLAVAESKQDVATILLPPLIKLGLPRILVDLLSVEISKLIEERLPERYSFQDLILQTVEALSVMDDYSQEICSNKGLFQLLTQLIKLPDKADFANSCIAASVLTANILTDAADLALEISQDLLFLQGLLDIFPFASDDIEARSAVWSILARLLVQIQKTEMSPSNLHQYVSILTSKSEVVEDELLNYDVDDTSEDHERSAKLTARSFALNGIVELLSRWRTLEDQVKGTLSMEGCYVNEGDVDKMLHYCFKYTNSSAGELMN; encoded by the exons ATGTCAATTCCACCGGAATTGCCCTCTGAACGTAACGAAGAAGCACTGGCGGAAGAATTCCAGAGCAATACTCATCACCCTCCTGCCCCTGCCGATGAG CTGTTTGATATAACAACCACAGTTGATCCTAGTTATATAATATCTTTAATCCGGAAACTCCTCCCAGCAAATGTTAAGTGTGGAGAGATATCTCTTGGATATGATGCTCATGATGCCTCTACTGAAGGACCAAAGACTGAAGCCTTCAGGATAACATCATCTCCAACTGAAAATGGAGATAAGAGATCGCCTATTCATGTGTCTGAAACTATGAAAACCGCTGAAAACTTTGTTGAACAATCAGTTGATGGCAAGTTGTATTTCCAAAATAAGCACGAGGATGTAGCTGTCCGAGAAGAGGATTGGGAAGAATCTGGCTGCATTTTATGGGATCTAGCAGCTAGTAAAACTCACGCTGAATTGATG GTTGAAAACTTTGCTCTTGAAGTGCTTTTGGCTACTCTCATGGTCTCAAAATCTGCACGGATTACT GAAATTAGCCTTGGTATTATTGGGAACCTATCTTGCCATGATGTTTCAAGAAAAAAGATTACTTCTACAAATGGTCTGATTGGAACAGTATTGGAACAATTGTTTCTAGATGATGCACCATGTCTCTGTGAAGCATGCCG GCTGATAACTTTAGTTCTTCAAAGCGAAGAATGTGCTTTTTTGGTGGAAGCACTGCAATCTGAACATATTTTATGTCGTGTTTTATGGATCGTAGAGAACACTTTGAACCTCCAGCTTCTAGAGAAG AGCATTACTCTTCTCTTAGCAGTAGCAGAAAGTAAGCAAGATGTGGCTACGATACTGCTACCACCACTGATAAAGTTAGGCCTCCCACGAATTCTGGTTGATCTCCTATCTGTCGAGATAAGCAAGTTAATAGAAGAAAGATTACCTGAAAG GTACTCCTTTCAAGATTTGATTCTTCAGACAGTTGAAGCTCTTTCGGTCATGGATGATTATTCACAAGAAATTTGTTCAAACAAGGGACTCTTCCAGCTGCTTACTCAATTGATCAAGCTTCCAGATAAAGCTGAT TTTGCCAACTCTTGCATTGCTGCTTCAGTTTTGACAGCAAATATTCTCACTGATGCAGCTGATCTAGCTTTAGAGATATCGCAAG ACCTGCTGTTCTTACAGGGTCTACTTGATATATTTCCATTTGCTTCTGATGATATAGAAGCACGAAGTGCAGTTTGGAGCATTCTTGCAAGGTTACTGGTTCAAATTCAAAAAACTGAGATGAGTCCTTCAAATCTGCATCAGTATGTCTCAATTCTCACAAGCAAATCCGAGGTGGTTGAGGATGAGCTTCTTAATTACGATGTTGATGATACCAGTGAAGACCATGAAAGATCCGCCAAATTAACGGCAAGAAGCTTTGCT CTTAATGGAATTGTTGAACTTTTAAGTCGATGGAGAACCCTTGAGGATCAAGTGAAGGGAACTCTCTCTATGGAGGGGTGCTATGTGAATGAAGGAGATGTTGATAAAATGTTGCATTACTGTTTCAAATATACCAA TTCTAGTGCAGGAGAGCTCATGAACTAA
- the LOC107787157 gene encoding uncharacterized protein LOC107787157 isoform X2, whose protein sequence is MSIPPELPSERNEEALAEEFQSNTHHPPAPADELFDITTTVDPSYIISLIRKLLPANVKCGEISLGYDAHDASTEGPKTEAFRITSSPTENGDKRSPIHVSETMKTAENFVEQSVDGKLYFQNKHEDVAVREEDWEESGCILWDLAASKTHAELMVENFALEVLLATLMVSKSARITEISLGIIGNLSCHDVSRKKITSTNGLIGTVLEQLFLDDAPCLCEACRLITLVLQSEECAFLVEALQSEHILCRVLWIVENTLNLQLLEKSITLLLAVAESKQDVATILLPPLIKLGLPRILVDLLSVEISKLIEERLPERYSFQDLILQTVEALSVMDDYSQEICSNKGLFQLLTQLIKLPDKADFANSCIAASVLTANILTDAADLALEISQDLLFLQGLLDIFPFASDDIEARSAVWSILARLLVQIQKTEMSPSNLHQYVSILTSKSEVVEDELLNYDVDDTSEDHERSAKLTARSFA, encoded by the exons ATGTCAATTCCACCGGAATTGCCCTCTGAACGTAACGAAGAAGCACTGGCGGAAGAATTCCAGAGCAATACTCATCACCCTCCTGCCCCTGCCGATGAG CTGTTTGATATAACAACCACAGTTGATCCTAGTTATATAATATCTTTAATCCGGAAACTCCTCCCAGCAAATGTTAAGTGTGGAGAGATATCTCTTGGATATGATGCTCATGATGCCTCTACTGAAGGACCAAAGACTGAAGCCTTCAGGATAACATCATCTCCAACTGAAAATGGAGATAAGAGATCGCCTATTCATGTGTCTGAAACTATGAAAACCGCTGAAAACTTTGTTGAACAATCAGTTGATGGCAAGTTGTATTTCCAAAATAAGCACGAGGATGTAGCTGTCCGAGAAGAGGATTGGGAAGAATCTGGCTGCATTTTATGGGATCTAGCAGCTAGTAAAACTCACGCTGAATTGATG GTTGAAAACTTTGCTCTTGAAGTGCTTTTGGCTACTCTCATGGTCTCAAAATCTGCACGGATTACT GAAATTAGCCTTGGTATTATTGGGAACCTATCTTGCCATGATGTTTCAAGAAAAAAGATTACTTCTACAAATGGTCTGATTGGAACAGTATTGGAACAATTGTTTCTAGATGATGCACCATGTCTCTGTGAAGCATGCCG GCTGATAACTTTAGTTCTTCAAAGCGAAGAATGTGCTTTTTTGGTGGAAGCACTGCAATCTGAACATATTTTATGTCGTGTTTTATGGATCGTAGAGAACACTTTGAACCTCCAGCTTCTAGAGAAG AGCATTACTCTTCTCTTAGCAGTAGCAGAAAGTAAGCAAGATGTGGCTACGATACTGCTACCACCACTGATAAAGTTAGGCCTCCCACGAATTCTGGTTGATCTCCTATCTGTCGAGATAAGCAAGTTAATAGAAGAAAGATTACCTGAAAG GTACTCCTTTCAAGATTTGATTCTTCAGACAGTTGAAGCTCTTTCGGTCATGGATGATTATTCACAAGAAATTTGTTCAAACAAGGGACTCTTCCAGCTGCTTACTCAATTGATCAAGCTTCCAGATAAAGCTGAT TTTGCCAACTCTTGCATTGCTGCTTCAGTTTTGACAGCAAATATTCTCACTGATGCAGCTGATCTAGCTTTAGAGATATCGCAAG ACCTGCTGTTCTTACAGGGTCTACTTGATATATTTCCATTTGCTTCTGATGATATAGAAGCACGAAGTGCAGTTTGGAGCATTCTTGCAAGGTTACTGGTTCAAATTCAAAAAACTGAGATGAGTCCTTCAAATCTGCATCAGTATGTCTCAATTCTCACAAGCAAATCCGAGGTGGTTGAGGATGAGCTTCTTAATTACGATGTTGATGATACCAGTGAAGACCATGAAAGATCCGCCAAATTAACGGCAAGAAGCTTTGCT TAG